TACTGAACCTTGTAACTATTGCATGGAAATTAGAGCAGCTATTGATTTGATAAATTGGAATTTTCACATCCTGTAAAAGATCCAGATTGCTATTTTAGGTGTTTTGAAGGGGAGATAGGGTACAAGACCAGTGGGGATTTTGACAGATTCTCCCTTTCCCCAGAAAAGTGGTTTGCCTTGTGGTTTGAGGATTTACCCTTTGAGAAGCACAAACACAGTGGTTTCCTTGCCAAGAAGAATTAGTTATGAGGTTGTTTAGAGCCTACCCTTTGGGGTATTTGCAgcgtcatcctaaacagagttatatctttctaatcccattgatttcattgtttaggatgacactgttaagGCCCCAAGCATCTTGGATGCCCACTCTTTATTTTTCTCCATTCATGTTCAGGGGCCTAAGTAGCCCAGATTGTTTTAGTGATATTTTTACAGATCTCTTTTAAAGGATCATATCTAATTTGGGAGGTTTCTTTACAGGGAAAAAATGCACCTACGGACACAAATGCAAATATTACCACCCTGAACGAGCAAACCAACCCCTGAGATCCGTAGCAGATGAGCTTCGCATCAGTGCCAAATTATCTGCTGTGAAAACAATGAGCGAAGGAGCTTTGGCTAAATGTGGCACAGGCACTCTTTCCAAAGGTGAAATCAATTCAGAAGTGAAGCGCATTGCTCCCAAACGTCAGTCGGATCCAAGCATCCGTTCTGTGCCTGTGGAACCCGAGGAAAGGCTGTTGATGACTCGGAAGTCAGAGGCCAACTCTGTTCCTTCCCTTGTTTCTGCGTTGAGTGTACCAAccattccaccttccaaaagcCATGCCGTTGGGGCATTAAACACCCGCTCAGCAAGTAGCCCTGTACCAGGGTCATCTCAGTTCACCCACCAAAAGTCCTCACTGGAACACATGGCCAGTGTCCATTATCCTCCCATCCTGGTCACCAATAGCCATGGCACTTCCATCAACTACACAGAACAGTACCCAAAATATGAGTCTTTAGGAGATCATGGCTATTACTCCATGCTCAGTGACTTCTCCAACTTGAGCATTAGCAGCATGCATAATACAGATTATTATGGGGCTGATGTAGACCAAGGTATCTACTCAAGGAATTCTAGCCCCTGTCCAGAAAGCTGCTTAAACCATACAAGTAATGATTCTTATTCCTCTTACACTGACTTGTACTTGGGTGTAGGAGATGCAGGTCCAGAAGACAGTGTCAAGATTCATCGACTTCCCCCACAAAGTCGTCTTCAGCCATTCTCCCATGGCTACCACGAGAACTTAACTAGAGTTCAGAGCTTTGGTGCCGAAGGGTCGAAGCACCTTCCTCGCAAACATTCAGCTTCCCATTTAGCACTGCACGTCCAACACCCGGTTGTTGGCGCACGGTCCAGTTGCCCAGGTGACTATCCGGTGCCTCAGAACATTCACCCGTCAGCCACTGCCCAGCCAAGCCGTGCCCTCGTCATGACGAGGATGGACAGCATTTCTGATTCTCGGCTCTACGAAAGCAATCCCGCTCGACAAAAAAGGCCGCCCCTCTGTCGAGAGCAGCATGCCAGTTGGGATCCATTACCATGTGCGTCCGACGCCTATGCTTACCACTCCTACCCACTCAGCAACAGCCTCATGCAGCCATGCTATGAGCCTGTTATGGTGAGGAGTATGCCTGAGAAGATGGAACAGCTCTGGAGGAATCCTTGGGTTGGAGTCTGTGGGGAGCCCCAAGAGCCCCACATTATCCCAGAGCATCAATATCAAACGTATAAGAATCTCTGCAATATTTTTCCTGCTAGCATTGTCCTCTCTGTAATGGAGAAGAATCCCCACATGACAGATGCACAGCAGTTGGCCGCTATGATTGTTGCCAAATTGAGAACGGGGCGTTAAAAAGAGTATGGGGTGGGGGTTTTCTTTGGAGCTTCTCTTTGAATTCCAAAAGATAAATAATGAACTCATAGTGCAATTATTCTGGAGGAGATTTCCACAATCCTAAAGATAGTCTcgatttgtaaatattttctaacTGCGTTATACAACTCTGTATATTGTTGTAGcaattatatttaatatatatgtgAAGCATTCTGTAAAATCAGATTGTGTTATAAATAgaagtatttaaaaacattttaaagcggggatttttaaaaaggcattttacaGGAAGTGCATACCTTATGCATGGATGTATCATTATTGAATTCGAAAGGTCAGATGTTGGTATGTCTGAGACAGATCATTCAAAACTATTAGCAATTATATTGCATGAGTCAGTGTATAGTTTCAGTATTAACTGCCATGTTGCTTCGTAGCAAATGTGGCTTTTAAAATAAGCCCTGTGCACTTGACAAATCCTCACAGAAAGGCATCTGGCCTGTCAGGTATCCATCTTCAAGGAGTGACAACCACATCAGCCCAGTCAGGTGACAGGATTGGGTCCACGATGTGCCCACAAGAGCACTGGCTCACCAATCCACAGGCTCCAGCGTGCATTGGCGCTTTGGGGCGGGGGCCATCCAGATAATTTTTTGACCCGGGGGAATCTCCCTTGGGCACTGTGGGGTTTTTCTTTGACTCACAAGAAGCGCTGCCTCACCTTAAAAATAACGAAGGGGTGGTCAATGTGCCTACGGGGGGCCACAGTGTCCACATTGGACCTCCTGGATAGTCTTAGCCAGTGCTCTTTTGGGCTGGAACAGGCGTGGCCAGTAGCAGAGGCAACAAGATCTTCAGCTGCCTTTTGACAGATGAAAATTTGCCCTTTTTGAAAGTTATGCATGGAATTTCTGATCTCGGGTGCCTGCTCACTCTAGATGGAGATTCAACTACCAATCAGGAATTGGGACTTTGTAACCAATTCAGTTTAAGTTCTGCGTTCCTGCCAAAAGACACCAAGAAATTATTGTGCCTAATGGATGCTGATgtgatgtgccccccccccccaaaagggcaGCCTGTTTTAGTTGATGTTGCAAAGCAGGCTGACCTGGAAAAGGGAGGCTTGGAGCTTTGGCTTCCTGCCAAATTgtttcacttttgcactttaaaaTCCATGCCAAGGTGTGCATGTACTTCCGGGAACTCTTTCTGACAGGCCAAAATTATCCGTCTACGGGGTGGCAGCGTTTGTGCCAACTGGTGGGCAACTTTGTAACTGAATGCCTCCCCTGGTGGCACTGATGGTGGCAGTGGCTTTTTAGTTTTTCTTTTGTAAGGCTGCACTGACTGGGACACCCTTTTTAAATCCATGTGTATTTCAACATTTTGAACCACTACTAACTCGATACGTCTCGAGCTAGGACTTGTTGACTTCTACTGTAGTTTTTTTTCATGAAAGTTGAGAAGGCCTGGTTTATGGCCTTTTGTTTCTTCATGAGAAGGTGTGACACTGCCTAAATGTTTCTTACTATGAAACACACAGAACGTGAGGCTGCAGTCAGGGTTGTTTCTGGTGTTTTGATAATGGCTTGCATGCTGCTTTTCCGGTTATTTGTTCATCCCAAGGCCAAAAAGCAAAGACAAACCATCAACAAGAGATTGGATCCTGTGCTCAGGTTGTCTGAAGGCTCATTTGCTTTGTGCCAGCAATGTACACTTTGGGTGGTACTGTGGAGGGACCGACATGCAGTAAGTCGCTGGTGGCCTGGTCTAGATCCACGCGGATCCATTCTGCTAAGTGCTTTCTCCCGGTACGAGGAGCCTTTGTTGAGCCTCTAGGGGAGGCTCTTTGCACCTGGGAAAGGCACCACCGTTTGTGGCATGGATCTGCAGGATCCACGCCCATTTGTCTTCACTCAGAAGGGCAGACTTTGGCCCCTGGTGCCCAAAGCAGAAGAGGAGACCATTGCCAGCTTGCGGTGTGTCTGGCCGATAGAGTGTGCAGGAAAAGGCTGTCTGGAtatgcccttttaaatttggtCACGGATGACATCACTTTGGCTGTGAACAGTCGGCTAGCTCAAGGGACTGAGTGCTTTTGTGCACTGCTGGTGTTCAAATCTGTGTCACAATCACAGATTGTAGTTTAACACTTGAGCTGCTGGCTGAAGATGTGGGATGGCATTCCTCACCGAGGGTGACCACCCAGAACACCAACTGTTTTATCCGGTCTTTAAGAAAGGCACAGTGGTGGCACCGATTGGCACAGTACTTTAACTGGCACACCGTCACCCAGTGACTTCCAGAATATTTGGCATTTCAAtctgcatttttgttttaaaaaaacgttgGGCCAGATTTCTCAGCCAGCTTGTCGGGATGTGATCTCTTTATCCTTCAGTTACTTTCTACTTAAAGCAGCTGAGAGCAAATGCCTCAAATAACCAGAAATGACCTTTTGTTTGTTGATACAAATTGTATCTCTTTCTTGATTGTataaaataaatgtacaaaaGCCATCTCTAGGTTAGCTTCAATATTGTACTTTCATCACTATGTTTGTGACACTGTGTGTCACACAGAAGTAGCCCATGGAGGATTATGaatctttttatttaaaatgggCACTTAACCGTTTCTAGAAGAACAAAGACAACTTTTCAAATCCACTTTATTAATATAATGTGCACAAAGTGTGTACAGTTAAGGGCACTATGCTGCATAAGCTATCTTAAATCTATTTATTAAATGAATGCATTCTTGCAAtggatttctttttttgtaaaacgTATCAGTGTTAATAAGGTAGATGTTGATATTTATATCCAGAGCTATTAACAGTAAAACTGCTGtagattttgcttttgttttccacGGAGACTTGCTACAGTATGATTTGAATTCAGTGTGAAAATTTATTCACCCACACCCTCTTGCATGGATTTCTGTTTCTTGTATGTATAAGAACAGATGTTCCCCATTTAACTCCTATTTTAAGGTGCTCTCTGGCAAGGGATTTGGGAGCTGAGCAGAAGCGATTGCATGAGTTTTTATTTGGGGATATTTTCTTGTAACCGTCTTGTCATATAGTTCTTAATATATTGAGATTTTTTCAAGCCTCTTTTTAGAGCTTTCTTGGGAAAAAATATTGGTCTGGAGAGGTAGTGGCTTACCAGAACTGTAGCACACCTCTTCCTTAAACCCCTCTCCCTAAAATGCTCCCCCAGTTATTTTTCTGCACAAAGATTCTGTTTTACAAGGCAGGGAGAATGAAACACTCTAGAAGGAGCCTGCAAATTTCTGACTGctgtttatttttcttcaagAAACTTTTATGCCTGGTTCTGTTCTATATCTTGATCAACTTCTGTTAACCCTTTCTCTATAGCCAGTTCAAACACACTGACGTTTCACAGTAGACTTTGCTTTAAAATGCTCTTTTTGAGAGTACAgtatccaatttttaaaaaaattgtgtagCAAAACGGCTTCAGAATATGTATCTATATAGGTTTTACATGGCCCAGTGGAGACCATATAACATTAATCCCTCACTTGACAAATATTAATTTGAATTTttagtttatttaatttattattgAAAGTGCTTATGTTTTCAGTTTAATAGTTGACTGAGTTGTGTCTGGAAAGTGCCAAAAGGGTATTTCTTTGAATGTGATCTTAAGTTAAGTGCTTTTGTAAATAGTAACTGTTTCCTTGTACGGTTTTTGCTTGTACACGTTATTTGACTACTGTTAGTCCTGTTGATGTATTATTGAGCTACAGTAGTTTGCTTTCCTCATTTGTAGAATTAAACATTACTGTTTAATTGTTGTAAAAAAATTTATAAGATCTCTTTGGGTTTTTGGTTGACCCAAATATAATGTAAGTCTCAATGACAAAGAGTGAAGATGGGTTTTAAAGCCAATTGACCTGATCCAGTTTGAACGAGGCGTGCATAGAAGCTGGCTTCTGTGCATGCAACGCAATCAGATGGTGCTGCTGTCTTGGGATGCTCACCCAGGGCTTATTGAACTAGCTGGGTGTGCCTTTTGATGCTGAAGGTGATGCACACCACCATCCATGGCCACTGTTGGTCATGCGCAACCAGAGCTGGGTCAGGGCCAGCATGTGGTGTGTCTGTGAGCAGTATACTATTTTTGTGCAATGCTTGATTTACAGATGCATGCTTGAGGCATCCACTGGCATGGGCATGcatgctgccttttaaaaaagtgttttacAAAAGTTAAGTGGTTGATATAATTACCAAAGCATCATCTTGCTGGGGGCAGAAACCAGCTTTGCTTAATGTGAAAATCTATGCCtttggactttttttttgggggggggggaatctaaagaGGACAGACTTTTCCTAGCAAGCCAGTTGTAGATGTTTCCCTGTCATACTTCCTGTGTGGATGGTAAACTTCGGTGAATCTCTTCTCGATAGGACGTCACCTCAGCAACTGCCTGATAACACTGAATAAGAATGTGAGTAGGCCAAATTTTGTCAGGTGTGTCTTCCCCATAGTGTGCATCTGAACCAGTGGTTGGAAAGTCTAAAGTAGAGAAGTTTTTAGTGCTTAGAAAGCTGACCAGAGACACATTACTATTTGAAGTGCTAATTCTAAGGAATTATGTGGCACATTTGCTGGACAGCTGAACATTCAAGGGCTCAGAGCATTAGACAATCCTTGGCAGACATCTTGGCAAAGGGATCAGTCCACCAGCCACTGCTGATgcatacccccctcccccagttgggGCTTCGGCAGGAGCGTACTTCCCTGAAAGTCATGGTGCCTAGTCAGTGTGTGTGACACCCTGAAGGGTGCTATTTGTACATGTATGGGCTTTCAGGTACAGACTGTGTTGTCATTTCAATCACACACGAGGCTGTTTAATGTGGCTCAGCCTTACTTGGTACTTTGGGCCCACAATTTGTGCTGAGTGATGCATACGAAAAGGTTTTTGTACTGATGCATCCCAAAGGTTGTTACAGGAATGGTCATCTTATTTTCCTCCCTGTTCCTTAGCGCAATTCTGAATACTGTATACCAGGTTTATGTACCTATTTTATATCCCAGCATTTATATAAATGTATCCAGTATTCATTAAAATGAGTTGCTTGATCCATCACCTTTAAAATTGTCTTGTGAATTTCTCTTTATGACTTTTGAAAAAATACAAGCTTACTTGGAGTAGTTGTCAAAACACAGTCTACAGATTGTCATCCTCCCAATATTTCAAAATTGTCTATGAATTCAAAAGAACTGAATGATGCGCCTTCGATGCTGTTCCTGTCTGCTGACTCCCAGAAACAAAATTTAGGGggtgcttgccctgacctggttagcccgatctcagaagctaatcagggtcagccctggttagtatttggatgggagaccaccaaggaataccaggggcatgatgcagaagcaggaaatggcaaaccacctccaaacatctcttgccttgaaaaccctacagggttgccataagtcagctgtgacctgatggcactttccactaccagtaGGCTGGTTAGATACTCACCATTAAGCATGACTATTGTGCACGGTAACTAAGCCCCAAACCACCTTCAGAAGGAACACAAAGAATATGGTCCTTTTGGGGGGTTCGagtattttttattaaaatgcaAAAGAAGTGTTAATATAGAGAGTTTTATTATTAACTGTAAGGCAAGGAGTTTACAGATTCATTGTCCTCCATAATTTCAGTGCAAAAAATCAACACCTGCAGCTAAGTAATGAGCTGCCCTGGACAGGAATTCAGTCCTAAGTCTGGACACCCGTCAGCACTTTCTCTTCTCTTGTTGAAATCCCACTCAGAAAAGCTGAAGGCCGCTTTTTAATTTCTGGAGGTCGCTCTGTGTCCACAATAATCCCTCAGGACTGGACCCAGTCCATTCTGAGgagctgccggggggggggggggaaggaagagaataaagtttttaaaagttttgtttcACTGAACACACCATTTCTAATTTgaaaaagattttaaaacaagTAATTGTTACAATCGATGTGTTGGGCATAGTAAAGAACAAGCCAATGCTTCATCATTATATGTCATTAACAACCACACATCAAACAAATTAAAGTTATTTCTTATAAGCTACATAAATAAGCAGGGGACCTGCTAGGACTTCccctccattatttcctcttttccttccctttgtACTTCAAACTCAATGACATTTCTTGGTGCTAGAGTGACCGAGCGCCTGGGATTCGTCAAGCCCTGCACCAgaatttccccccctcactgctGCAGCCTCTTGTTTTCCCAGGCTGTTGAGGGTTAGAGGTCGAACCGTATTGCAGGAGTGGGCGGGGGCGATAAAAGGAAATCAGCAGTCTGCTTATGCATGAATGGCGGTACTGCCACCTTCTGcaaatgtgaaatccaaagccTAATCTGTATTGCGTTTTATTAAAAACAACTTTATATTTACTAGAGGAGTACATCAGTGGACCACAGTGAAAGTTTCCTTTTCATTAGTTAACAGGGACTTCTGAATACAAGAGCTATGACAGGAGCAATTCCTGTGCTAACAGCCTAGCAACTGCCATGCTCTCTGCAGCTCAGAGAACAGATTTTCCTGAGAAAATGCAAAGACAAGCTGCTAGACCTGCCTGTGTAGGAAGAGATGCAGGGTAGAGCTCTAGAGTTTAATAGATCTCCACACTTCAGCAAATGGTTCAAACATCTTGTGAAGAAGCAAGACTCACTGGAGTTCAAGGGGAAgttgattgtttttattttttgttggttttgtttttccgACTATCAAGTTTGCGCAGCAGCTAACAATCTATTCAATGCAAGCTCAGATCAACTAAAGCTTTAACCAACACATGATTAAAATCAGCAGTCTCATtcagaagcccctcccccaaacatttTTAGTAGGGTTGATTGATCAAATCACAATCGCCAGTCGTAAATGATTGATGATTGGATTGTGTGTTTGCCAAGCCACTTAGCAGAACATGCAGGTATGCATGGTTGGACTTATGTCTACAGATCAACCGATGCATGTGGCTTAAGTAGTGCAGGAAATGACTGTGCAGCTGCCAACTAATTTGTAAGGAGTTTGGGAAGTTTGCTGATCCAGTGAACTAATCTTGGGATCAGCTCATCACAATCGCTCTCATCTAATATGGTAGGTTCATCTGACGAATTCATTTGAAGCAAGGTTTGTGGCATCCTTAATTTTCAGCCCCTCCAGAAAGAGGGCGAATCAAAACCCTCATGAGTTTCTTTTGGCCACTCAAAAAGTATCTATTCCCAAGGGCTTTCCACAGGCAAGGGACCAGCACCAGAATAACTGCATTTGTAGTATAGATCAGTCTGTTTTCTTTATGCAATCTGCATCTCACCTTCC
This window of the Euleptes europaea isolate rEulEur1 chromosome 13, rEulEur1.hap1, whole genome shotgun sequence genome carries:
- the ZC3H12B gene encoding probable ribonuclease ZC3H12B; amino-acid sequence: MTAWSMVERLKMEKRRCPEERPVEQDGGDCSAESEEWTSSESEPEQPGFRNSAGNTPWREKELSHKPHRQLCRSPCLDRPSFSQSSLLQDLKLEENKANLNKEYQSKIDFAVKLGYAGDQIQAVLNKLGPDALINDILAELVRLGNKAESEGQASTGSTASSAGPGTKEAASPELSLEDEVVDSSDNLRPIVIDGSNVAMSHGNKEGFSCRGIQLAVDWFLEKGHKDITVFVPAWRKEQSRPDAPITDQEILHKLEKEKILVFTPSRRVQGRRVVCYDDRFIVKLAYDSDGIIVSNDNYRDLQNEKPEWKKFIEERLLMYSFVNDKFMPPDDPLGRHGPSLENFLRKKPVIPEHKKQPCPYGKKCTYGHKCKYYHPERANQPLRSVADELRISAKLSAVKTMSEGALAKCGTGTLSKGEINSEVKRIAPKRQSDPSIRSVPVEPEERLLMTRKSEANSVPSLVSALSVPTIPPSKSHAVGALNTRSASSPVPGSSQFTHQKSSLEHMASVHYPPILVTNSHGTSINYTEQYPKYESLGDHGYYSMLSDFSNLSISSMHNTDYYGADVDQGIYSRNSSPCPESCLNHTSNDSYSSYTDLYLGVGDAGPEDSVKIHRLPPQSRLQPFSHGYHENLTRVQSFGAEGSKHLPRKHSASHLALHVQHPVVGARSSCPGDYPVPQNIHPSATAQPSRALVMTRMDSISDSRLYESNPARQKRPPLCREQHASWDPLPCASDAYAYHSYPLSNSLMQPCYEPVMVRSMPEKMEQLWRNPWVGVCGEPQEPHIIPEHQYQTYKNLCNIFPASIVLSVMEKNPHMTDAQQLAAMIVAKLRTGR